GGAGCCCAGCTCGCAGGAGCCCGAAGGGGCCGTGACGGTGACCGTACTTTTGAATCCGGCAACGGTCTGAGTGATAACGGCCGTCGGTCGGCAATGAATGCCCGCCTCGTTTTTGATGACTGCCTTTACCTCAACCATAGTGCGGCAAATCATGCGCACAGCGGCAGCTTTTTCAATCCTTATCTCAGAAACACTTCCCGTTTTGTTTCCGGAAGCCCACGTTTGATTAAGCCCCGCCTGAGCGCTTGCCCGCAAAAGTCAGCCGTGTTTAACTGGCGCCCCATTATAATGAAACAAGCTGGAGGAAAGCAGATGCTGAAACGAAACCTTGCTGTTGCCGCAACCTTACTACAGTCCAACCCTCTTCCCGCGGCTTTGCCGGAACTGAATACGTCCTTCGGTCATGCAAAGGTGCAGACGCAGGATAATGGGCTGATCGTTTCGACCGGCAAGGTTGAGCGGCGCTGGATGTGGACAGGCGGCGGCTTTACCACCGTTTCATTGAAGGATCTCAAATCCGGCAAGGAATGGATTTCCGCAAAGACCGGCGCGGCATCCGACTGGCAGATTCCCGGTATAAATGAAACCGTCGGCCAGCTGGTTTCGCTGACCGCCGAAGAGAGCACAGATGAGGGGTTCACCTCTCCGCATTTGAATGTTCAAGCCGAGATCGCCTATCCTGTATCAGGAAAAACGGTTCGTTACCGCATATGGGCCTATCCGGACGCTCCGGGACTGCGCACTCAGGTCGGAGTCAAAGGCGGAACCTTATCTGCCGCCGCATCCGCCAAGGAAGCCGTTGAAATTGTCCCGCAAACAGGCCGGGATATCGATAAAGACAACATCGCCGTGCGGGCGGGAACCAATGGCGTGTGCTCTTTTGCTGTGAAAGGACTGGATCCGGCCAAATCATATCAACTCGGACTCAGCTGGATTGATCTCTGGGGACAGAACCGCACACAGACTGTTACGGTTTTTTCCGGCGACAAAGAATCGTCCCAGATTATTATTGAGGCGAACAAACTGCCTCAACCGGATGCGCTGCCCGAGGCCCTCTCGGTCGGCATCACCCGGGCGCTGTATCACAGCGGCACCTGCACAATTCAAATTACAAATCAGGGGAATTATGATCCGGTTATTTCCGAACTTTGGATCAATGAATCAGAACCCGGGGACAAAAAAAGCGCCGTCGCCTATCTGAACTGCGGAGCTGCAAAGGCGCAAGACGCGATGACGAATATGGAGGATCAAGAAGGGGTTGCTGATACACTGCCTGTAAATCTGTGCGGCTTGCGCCTGATTGCATGGGGATACGCGGATGACACACAATCCATCAACTCGCCAACCATGCCGATTCTCCGCGAGCAAAACACCGATTCCTTAGGCCCGGTCGGCGAAATCATCTGGGCGAGCGGCATGGATCTGTCAGATCAAAGTGGACACCTGATTGTGGTCAAAGAATCCAATAAGTGTTTCAACACGGACTTCGCCGCCAACAACGGGCGGTTTGCATGGAGCGCCGCCGGGCTTCGCAACACCGGGCTTGGATGGCTTCCGGAGGAGCTGTCCGGCGACAACTACAAAGACGGATGGGCCACATGGATCATGCTCGGAAACGGCTCTGATGATGAGGCTCAGCTGGTACTCAAACAATTCGATCGATTCCGTTACCCCGTCCATCCGGGAAAGGATATTTACATCCTCGCCAACACCTGGGGCAGCGCCGCCGCCAAAATCGACTCCCAGCTGGCGGCCCGGGAAAGCAATCTTCTGCGGGAGATTGATAGCGCAGCGGATCTGGGTATTGATATTCAGCAGGTCGATGACGGTTGGCAGGGCTACGAGACCGGCGGAAAAAACTGGCGTCCAATCGCCTCACTGCAAGCTCCGGACGGTGCCTGTGTAATCGAAGAGTACGGTTCGGAAACAATCCCTGTCTATCCTGACGGATGGGTCAATATT
The sequence above is a segment of the Kiritimatiellaceae bacterium genome. Coding sequences within it:
- a CDS encoding HPr family phosphocarrier protein encodes the protein MVEVKAVIKNEAGIHCRPTAVITQTVAGFKSTVTVTAPSGSCELGSALELMILGLEHGTQITIQANGSDEAAAAAKFKELFETEFDFPNAGR